Genomic segment of Rhodococcus sp. W8901:
AACGGAGGCGCCGTGCTGTGCGGCCACCAGCGCTGCCTCGTATCCGGCAGGTCCGCCACCGATGATCACGATCCGGGTCATTCGTCCTCCAAGCTCACCGCGCCGGCCGGGATCTCCAGCCAGGCCCGTGCACAACGCTATTCCAGTGACCGGGAACACGCAGGCCGCGACCCCCCTCTGACCCCCATCATGCGCTCTCGGAATCGCCGAATGCGCCGGATCGTGCTCGCGGCGGTTCTCCCGCTACCCGAGCGTCGAGTACAGCGATTAGGCTTGCCGCCGTGCCGATCTATGCCGCCTACGGGTCCAACATGCATCCCGAACAGATGCTCGAGCGCTGCCCGCACTCGCCGATGGCGGGCACCGGGTGGCTCCGCGGGTGGCGGCTGACCTTCAGCGGTGGCGACATCGGCTGGGAGGGCGCGCTCGCGACGGTCGTCGAGGATCCGGACAACCCGGACGCCAAGGTGTTCGTCGTCCTGTACGACGTCCCGTCCGAGGACGAGGAGCGCCTCGACCGCTGGGAGGGTTCCGAACTGGGCATCCACCGCAAGATCCGGCTGCGTGTCGACACCGCCGACGGACCCGTCCTGGCCTGGCTGTACGTGCTCGACGCCTACGAGGGCGGACTGCCGTCCGCCCGCTACCTGGGTGTGATGGCCGACGCCGCGGAGATCGCCGGAGCCCCCGCCGACTACGTGCGGAGCCTGCGCACCCGCAACAGCCGCAACGTGGGACCCGGCACCCCGTAGGGCCGCCACAGGGCCGGCTCAGTGTCGACTCAGGACTGGAGCACCAGGTTCGTCAGCACCCGGACCCCGGTCGTCAGCGCCCGCTCGTCCAGGTCGAAGGTGGGCTGGTGGATGTCGAGTTGTTCGCCGTGCCCCGACCACACGCCCAACCGCGCCATCGCGCCCGGCGCCTCCTCGAGGTACCAGGAGAAGTCCTCC
This window contains:
- a CDS encoding gamma-glutamylcyclotransferase; its protein translation is MPIYAAYGSNMHPEQMLERCPHSPMAGTGWLRGWRLTFSGGDIGWEGALATVVEDPDNPDAKVFVVLYDVPSEDEERLDRWEGSELGIHRKIRLRVDTADGPVLAWLYVLDAYEGGLPSARYLGVMADAAEIAGAPADYVRSLRTRNSRNVGPGTP